GTGGACAAACCGCGTACGGCCGAACCGATGCCGAAGGTCGTTACACGTTGTCCACGCCGATCGCAGGTCTCAGCTTGGAAGAACAAGTCGGTGCGGTTGCAGGCAACTACCGAGTGACCGTCAACCGGATTGCTCGTCGCGATGGAACTCCCGTTCCCGAAGGCACCACTGAAGCCGATGCAATGGCCGAGGGCGCGATCGAAACCGTCCCCCCCATGTTCAACGACCCCGGCATGAGCCAACTCACAACAACCGTGAGTGAGGGCCAAGCAACCTACGATTTCACGATCCGCTTGCTGAAGTAAGATGTGAAATCAAGCTCAGCGGCCTCGCTCCCCCTCGGAACCGAATACAACGATCCAGCGTTGACGTCTCATCGAGGCGTTGTATGATGACGCACGGTTGAGGTGTTCGCTGCATGGGTAGCGAAAGAATAGGGAAGACCGGTGAAAATCCGGCGCGGTCCCGCCGCTGTAATCGGGGATGAACACTGCCTATCCACCAACCCCCAATCATTGGTGGTCGGTGAGTCACTGCAAGAAATTGCGGGAAGACGCAGTGAGTCGCGTGATCCGAAAGCCAGAAGACCTGCCTCCAACCGTCGTTGAAAACTCGGATTCCCTCGCGGAACAGGCAAGCCGACAGAGTGCGAACGAAACGTGTGTGCGACACACTCGTGACAACTAAGAGAGTGAATCGGTCGATCAACCGATCTGCATCTCCATGTCGGTTTCTGCTTCGTGACTTTGCTAATGTTGCCCGCCGCGATAGACAGACGGCAGGTCGATCGCAAGAATGGCATGCGAATACCTTCGGCAGCACTGCCGTTTCCTGCCAACAATCCAAACCTATGATTGCTCACCGGTTTGGTTTTCATCGCGACATTGAATTAATTTCCCCGGCTTCACCAGAAACAACGTGACAATGAACTCCCATTCGACGAATTCTGCAACGGGCGACCACGCCACAAACGAAAACGACGCACCGCGAAAGCTGCTGATCGGTTTGATGGTCTATGCCTTGTGCATGCGGGTATTGCCATATGCACTTCAGTCGATTTGGGGAGTGAAGATCACAGCCGGCGAAACCATTTACCCTTGGAACTTCTCGCCATTCTCGGCCACGGTCTTGTTTGGAGCGACCTACTTCGCAAGCCGACGCACGGCATTTTTGGTGCCGATGCTAATCCTGTTGCTCGGCGATCTTGGAATCTGGGCGTTCACCGGGCAGTTCGACTGGGCATTTTATCGGGGGATGGAATTTGTCTATCTCGGCTTCCTTGTTACGGCGACTTTGGGCCTGTTTCTCCGTCAGAAATGCACGGCAATGTCGGTCCTCACATTGGCATTTGTGAGTGAAGTTGCGTTCTTCCTGATCACGAACTTCGGAAGTTGGTGGACGATGGGCTTCTATCCGCATACAGCCAGCGGGTTGATGGACTGCTACGTCGCCGGTTTGCCGTTCTTCCGAAATTCGCTGATCAGCTGCGGATTCTTCTCGATGCTGTTGTTCGGTTTCGGTCGGCAGTTTGAACACGGTACGGCTTCGGTGAAGGCATCGATGCAAACCTCTGCGGACATCGCTGGATAACCCCCACACGATGCCCGAGCGAATCGTCTCATTGATCCCGAGCGCGACGGAGATCGTTTGTGCTCTTGGTTTGGAAGACCAACTCGTCGGCAGGTCGCACGAATGCGATTTCCCGGCGAGCATTGCTCAACTTCCCGTGTGTTCCCGGTCGCGTGTCGATCCTTCCGCATCCAGCAGAGAAATTGACCGACAAGTCAAATCGGTCCTACGCGATGCCATCTCGATTTACGAAGTCGACACGCAAACGCTCGACGAGTTAGAACCAACACTCATCATCACCCAAGCTCAATGTGACGTGTGTGCCGTGAGCCTGAATGATGTCGAGCGGGCCGTTGGCGAATTTGTCCGGTCCAGCCCACGCATCATCTCCCTTTCCCCGATGGGTTTGCCCGACGTGTGGAACGACGTATTCGCCGTTGCCAAAGCGACGAATGTTCCCGAGCGAGGCCGGGAACTTGCCACCAATTTGCAGTCTCGTTTGACAGATTTGCGGAACCGGACGCAATCCATTGTTGTTCGCCCCTCCATCGCTTGTTTGGAATGGATGGACCCGTTGATGGCGGCGGGAAATTGGGTTCCGGAACTTGTGGAGATTGCGGGTGGACGCAACTGCCTGGGGAAAGCCGGTGAGCATTCTCCGTGGATGAATTGGGATGACTTACTCGCTGCCGATCCCGACGTAATCGTCATCATGCCTTGCGGCTTCGATATCGCTCGCGTGCAGACGGAACTACTAACGCTCACCGAATGCGACGAATGGAGTCGCCTGCGAGCCGTGCAAACCGGACGAGTGTACCTCACCGATGGCAATCAATACTTCAACCGCCCCGGTCCCAGACTCGTTGAATCTGCTGAAATTCTCGCCGAGATTCTGCACGGTCGGCATATGAAATTCGATCATCAGGGATCGGGTTGGGTCATGGCAACGGACGGCTCGTTGACAGATTGATCGACCTTGGTTTCCCCAAAGAACATCTCGCCGGCTTTTTGGGCGAGGGAATCCCAATCGAAATTCGTCGTCACCCACTCCCGCCCCGCGGCTCCCATTTCATCGAGTGTGCGAGGATCGAGCAGCAACTTCGCCACCGCTTCCGCAAGGGGTTCCGAAGTTTCACATGGTACGACGATTCCCGTCTCGCCGAGCTTCATGGTTTCGGCGGTTCCGCCGGAATTTCCCGCCAACACCGGTCGCCCACACGCCTGGGCCTCCAATAGCACCATTCCGAATCCTTCGATGTCCCGACCAACGGCCCGATTGGGCAGGGCGAACAAGTCGCATTGTTGATAGGCGGAGATCATCGTGGCGTCATCGATTTCCCCGAGGAACTGCACCCGATCCCGCACACCGACCGAGTCCGCTAATGCCTCAAGCGTTTCGCGTTCCTCGCCATCACCGACGATCGCGTACAACACATTCGGAATGGCCTCGCGGATCATCGGCAACGCACGGATCAGCATATCCTGCCCCTTGCGTCGTTGGAGTCGTCCGACGGTGAGAATTACCGTGTGATGTCGCCAACCGAGTTCCCGACGGGCATCGTCCGATTTCGCCACCGGTTGGAACCGATGCGTATCAACCCCCGGATGAAGCACCGTGATCCGATCGGTTGGGATGTTCCACTGCGACTCTAACAACGAAGCCGTGTTCTGGCTGTTGGCAATGAGCCGATCGGCAGAACCCAGGATTCTTTGCACCATCCATCGCAATTCCCGACTGCACGCAGCCGTCTCGACATCTTCACCGTGCACATAACACTCGTACGGGATGCCAGAGATCCGCTTCGTCATCCACGCCAACCAACCTTCCGGCAAACAACGGCCGCAATGGATCCGATCAATTCCGCGTTCCCGGACGATTCGGCGGACCTTTTTGAAATTGCCGAAATATTGCTTCCACCCCGTCGGCCGAACAATTCCCCATTCGGTCTGCGAAAGGGATTCGCGAACCACGTCCATTTCGTGAGTGACATCGAAACTGAGTTGATCAGGATGAGCACCCACCAAACACGAAATCCGCTCCTGAGGGAATCGTCGGTAGATTTCCCAAAACCAACGTCCGCTTCCGCCGTGTGTCGGGGGAAAAATTTCGCTCAGTAGTAGTGTGCGTGACATGTCAGACCCAGACAGTAAGAACAAGGTGCAGGAATTCCACTTCGATAGGATGTTTAGAGTTGAGCCGGCAGAGCCATTTCGGTTGCTGATGGGGACGACGTCGGAATCGCGTCGTCGATCAAACGGGACATCGGTTCCAGACAGGTTTCCCAACGATGGTGCATCATCACGAACTCGCGACCGGCCGATCCGAGTTCTTCGCGGAGAGTCGGATCATCGAACACACGACTAATAGCGGTGGCCCATTCGTTCGGAGTTTCGGCTTTCAGAA
This portion of the Thalassoroseus pseudoceratinae genome encodes:
- a CDS encoding glycosyltransferase family 4 protein, whose product is MSRTLLLSEIFPPTHGGSGRWFWEIYRRFPQERISCLVGAHPDQLSFDVTHEMDVVRESLSQTEWGIVRPTGWKQYFGNFKKVRRIVRERGIDRIHCGRCLPEGWLAWMTKRISGIPYECYVHGEDVETAACSRELRWMVQRILGSADRLIANSQNTASLLESQWNIPTDRITVLHPGVDTHRFQPVAKSDDARRELGWRHHTVILTVGRLQRRKGQDMLIRALPMIREAIPNVLYAIVGDGEERETLEALADSVGVRDRVQFLGEIDDATMISAYQQCDLFALPNRAVGRDIEGFGMVLLEAQACGRPVLAGNSGGTAETMKLGETGIVVPCETSEPLAEAVAKLLLDPRTLDEMGAAGREWVTTNFDWDSLAQKAGEMFFGETKVDQSVNEPSVAMTQPDP
- a CDS encoding cobalamin-binding protein gives rise to the protein MPERIVSLIPSATEIVCALGLEDQLVGRSHECDFPASIAQLPVCSRSRVDPSASSREIDRQVKSVLRDAISIYEVDTQTLDELEPTLIITQAQCDVCAVSLNDVERAVGEFVRSSPRIISLSPMGLPDVWNDVFAVAKATNVPERGRELATNLQSRLTDLRNRTQSIVVRPSIACLEWMDPLMAAGNWVPELVEIAGGRNCLGKAGEHSPWMNWDDLLAADPDVIVIMPCGFDIARVQTELLTLTECDEWSRLRAVQTGRVYLTDGNQYFNRPGPRLVESAEILAEILHGRHMKFDHQGSGWVMATDGSLTD
- a CDS encoding carboxypeptidase-like regulatory domain-containing protein, which produces MPKQNRLQDHFNRDAMMTRIFRLEGRPSWLLLTILLLLGCGGGTELPEYANQLIPVSGIITTDGQPVSDANVTFHPAGNGGGQTAYGRTDAEGRYTLSTPIAGLSLEEQVGAVAGNYRVTVNRIARRDGTPVPEGTTEADAMAEGAIETVPPMFNDPGMSQLTTTVSEGQATYDFTIRLLK
- a CDS encoding DUF6580 family putative transport protein — protein: MNSHSTNSATGDHATNENDAPRKLLIGLMVYALCMRVLPYALQSIWGVKITAGETIYPWNFSPFSATVLFGATYFASRRTAFLVPMLILLLGDLGIWAFTGQFDWAFYRGMEFVYLGFLVTATLGLFLRQKCTAMSVLTLAFVSEVAFFLITNFGSWWTMGFYPHTASGLMDCYVAGLPFFRNSLISCGFFSMLLFGFGRQFEHGTASVKASMQTSADIAG